CACAAGCAGCAGCAAATCTTCGACAGATTTGTCGGCCATGCAGGAATCAATCGGCTTTTTACCCTCAAGCGGCTTTGCCATGTCCATTTTTCTCCACTCTCGTATAAATCAGGCATTCAGCATCATTAACCGTCTGAAACCCGTGATCGTAAATATGCAGGGCCTCCGCATCACCGGTAAAGAGGAACCCGCCGGGCAACAGCAGGTTGTACAGGGAATTTACCAGGCGCTGCTGGGTATCGATCGAAAAATAGATCATCACGTTTCTGCAGAATATGAAATCAAAACCACTGAAGCCGTTTTCCACCGGCAGAGACTCGCCATTGACAACCCCAAGCAGGTTGAGCGGAAAAAAGCGGATCAGTTTCTTCACCTCTTCCCGAACCATGGCACCGCCGTCAACACATTCCAGGTACTTCTCGCGAAATGCCGGCGGCAATCCCTTCAACCGTTCTCCCTCATAAAAGCCCGTTTCCGCCTTTTTCAGACAGGCCGAACTCAGATCGCCGGCAAGGATCTCCACGTCCCATGCCTTTGGATAGCGCAGGGATTCAAGCAGAGCCATGGCAATGGAATAGGGCTCTTCTCCGGTGGAACAGCCCGCGCAGAGTACCCTGATTTTCATGATGGAAGCAGAAGGGGGCGATTCTGCCTTTCCCCAGGAACTTATGATTTGCATCCCTCTCTTTATTTCCATAGCCGGGATGATGTTCTTCATCAGATAATCGAATTGGGAGCCGTTTCTGAAAAAGAAGGTCTCGTTGGTGGTAACCAGATCCATGAGAGCAGATTCCTCACTGCCGGAATTCTGCAGAAAATCAAGGTAAGAGGCCAGGTCCGGCAGGCCCAGAAAAGCCACGCGCTCCTCCAGCCTGGCCTTGAGGACCTGCCTCTTGTTTCCCTTGAAGTAAAGCATGCTCCGGTCACGGATGAACTTCTCAATGGCAATAAACGCAGTATTTACCAAAATTTCACCATCTAGTTGACCTTGAACTCAGCCACCAGGCCAGCCAAGTCAACCGCCTGTGCCGAAAGGTTCTGGGCAGCTTTGGAAAGCTGCTCCACCGAAGACAGATTTTCGCGGGTGATGTCGCTGATGTTCTCCACAGCCGCAACAACCATCTCGCCCCCTTTCTTCTGCTCCGCCGTGGCATTGGCAACCGACTGGGTCATGCTGTTCATGGTTGTGATGGCATCGGCAATCTGGCGGGCAGAAAGGGCCTGTTCCTTTGTGGCAATCGCCACCTGGCCGGTGACATGATTCATGTTCTCCACCGCCACCCTGATCTGGCGGCTACCCTGTGTCTGTTCCTTGGTGGCTCCGGTTACTTCCTGGGTGAGGTTGTTCATCCTCTCCACGGCCGTCCTGATCTGACGTCCTCCCAGTGCCTGCTCCTTGGCAGCATTTGCAACGAGAGCCGATGACTTGCTCATCCTGTCCACCGCCTGCAGCACCTGGGTCGAGGCCTTCGCCTGCTCGTTGGCGGTTGCAGAGATGGAGGTCATCAGGTTGCTGGTCTGCTCCACGCTACTGACGATGTTCTCCAGGGCATTTCCCGCCACATTGGAAAGCTCCATGGAGGCCTTGGCTTCCTTGGATGCCAACTCCCCGTACTTCACCGAATTGCTGGTATCCACCTGCACCTGCTTGATGACCAGGCCGATTTCCTTGGTGGCATTGACACTCCGCTCCGCCAGCTTTCTCACCTCTTCGGCGACGACGGCGAAACCTCTCCCCGCATCGCCGGCCCGGGCCGCTTCGATGGCAGCATTGAGGGCCAACAGGTTTGTCTGATCTGCAATCTCGTTGATGACCTTGACGATGCTGCCGATCTCCTCCGAACGCTTGTCCAGATTGAGAATGGAGTCGGCGGTCTTTTCGATGACCCCTGCCACCCTGTTCATGGAAGCAAGTGCCTCTTCAACGGCCTGCTTACCCGCATAACCTTCCTTTGCCGCCGTTTTGGCCACAGAGTCAGCCTCTTCCACATTTTTTGCCACCTGGCCCACCGATACCGCCATCTGTTCCACTATGGCCGCTGTTTCCGTTACCACGCTCTGCAGCTCCTGGGAGTTGCCGGCAACCTGGTCTATGGATACGGTCATCTGCTCTATGGTGGAAGAAGTTTCCGCTACGGATGAAGCCAGCTCTTCGGCATTCTGCGCCACCTTGTCGATGGAAACGGTCATCTGCTCGATGGTTGCGGAAGTCTCGGCGACAGAGGAAGACATGACTTCCGCCCCCTTGGCCAGCTGCTCGCTGGTCGCCCCCAGCTCCTGAACCGTGGATGCCACCTCATCGGCGTTGCTGGCCAGGGAATCGGCATTGCCCGCCACCGTCTGGATGGAGGCCGCCATCTGCACCATGGTGCTGGAGGTTTCCTCGGCCGCCGATGCCTGGCTGTGGGCTGCCTTTGTCAGCTGGTCGGAGCCGGCGGAGATCTGGTTGGCAGCTGAGGCCACCTGGTCCGAGCTTGTCATTATCTTGCCGATCATACTGCGCAGGCTTTCGGTCATGGTGTTCATGGCCGACATGAACTGACCCACCTCATCCCTTGATTTCACCAGTACTGTCGCGGTAAGATCGCCTGCGGCAAGTCGGTTGGCAGTGTCAACGGCTATGCTCAGGGGTCCGGTGATACTTCTGGTCAGCAAAACGCCGGTCAGAACGCTCAAACAGAGTGCCACAATGATGCAGATCACGATGATCGATACCGTCTGCCGGGCAAGCTCCGTCATCACCTTTTGCATGGATTGCATGCGCTCGATGCCCTGTTGGGCCAGTTCCGTGGCCACTGCTTCCAGCTTGTGAATCGGCTCTTTAAAATCAGATATCGCCTTGTTACCCTCCTCCGGCGTTTTCACCTCTCCGGCGGCTATCATGGCCATGACACCAGCCATCCCCTTGTCATACTCAGCCATGTCACTTTTCATGCTTTTTACAGCATCCTTGTCCTTGTTCGAGCTTACCACCTTCTCCAGATCAGCTATACGAGCAGCCAGGTGTTCCTGCATCTCCTTCCATTTTCCCTTGTATTCAGTGACCTTTGCACTGTCCTTCACATTAAGGAACAAGTCCTTTTCGAAGCGGCGCAAGGCCAGTACGTCTGCCCTGGCCCTGGCTGAATTCTCAGCGATCTCGGAGTCGGTTTGCAGCATCCTGATAGTGGCGCCGGTACTGGTCTTGACCCCCCAGTACCCCACTCCGCCCACAATAATCATCAGCATCAGCAACAGCAGAAAGCCCAATCCCAACCTGACTCCGATTCTCATGTTTGCCAACATCATATACCTCCCTTTTTTCCCTATGTGACTATTCAAAAATGATTTAAATTGCAGCGCCATCGGTAAGGAAGAGCGAACGATTCAGATCGAGGATGATGATCAGCCGGCCGTCCAGTTTCCCCACCCCTTTGATGTAATTCTGGTCGACACTGATTGCCTCTTCGGGAATCTCCTCGATAACGGAAGCGGAAAGCTTGAGCACCTGGGAAACGCCGTCTACCAGCATGCCGAGCCTTTTGTTCCTTATGTCGATGACGATGATCCGCTGCTCTTCCGAATCCTCCACCTCAGCCATGCCGAAACGTGTGCGCAGGTCCACCACCGGAATGATCTTGCCCCGCAGGTTGATAACCCCACGCACATGGGAGGGTGCACCCGGCACCTGGGTAATATCGGCAGCTCGGATGATTTCCTGGACAGAGCTGATATCGACACCATACTCCTCCCGTCCCAGCCTGAAGGTGACCAGGTGGTGGAGCAGGTCCTCCTGTTGTGCGGCAGCCACAACCAGATCCGAATCCAGCGACCTTTGCGCCTTGTCCATGTACTGGGCCAGGATGTCTTCAGCCAGTCCCGAAGACGGCAGTGTTTTCGTGTCATTTTCCTGCATCGATTCTCCCTCCTTTTGCCTTGCCGATAAGAGACGCTATGTCAAAGATGAGCGCTATTTTTCCATTCCCCAGTATCGTTCCCCCGGCAATGCCGGGCAGTGCGCCCAGATAATCGTCCATGGCCTTGATGACGATTTCCTGCTGACCGATCAGCCGGTCGACCACGAGACCGCCCCGACGCTCTCCGCTGCCGACAACGACCACATATTCCGTCTCTTCCTGCTTTAGCTGGGGAAGCCCGAAGAAACTGCCGACGCGTACCAGTGGTAGGAGCCGGTCCCGCAGCTGTATCACCTCACCGTCCGCCACCTCATGAATATCACCCCTGTCAACCTTGATGCTCTCCAGCACACCCGAAAGGGGAATGGCGTAAGTATCACCGGACACCTCCACCATCAGCGACGTGATTATGGCAAGTGTGAGCGGCAGCTTGATGGTAAAGGTGGTGCCAACCCCCATGGCGCTCTCGATATCGATCATGCCGTTGAAGGAAGCGACAATATTCTTGACCACATCCAGGCCGATACCGCGCCCCGAGGTCTCGGTAACCTCCTCCTTGGTGGAAAATCCCGGCAAGAACATCAACTGCAGCGCTTCATGATCCGACAGTGCACGTGCCTGCCGGCTGTCGATCAGCCCCTTGCTGACTGCCGCATTCCTCAATCTTTCCGGAGAGATGCCACTCCCATCGTCCTCAACGGATATGACCATATGATTGTTTTCGTGACGTGCCCGGAGCGTGAGGATTCCCTTGGCAGGTTTACCGCTCCGCCTGCGCACTTCGGGGTTTTCCAGGCCATGATCCACCGCATTGCGGATCAGGTGAAGAAGCGGCTCCCCTATCTCATCGATAACGGTCTTGTCCAGTTCAGTATCTTCACCGATAAAAACCAGGTTCACCTCTTTGCCGTGGCACTGGCACAGATCCCGAACCAGGCGGTTGAACCGCTGGAAGACCACCTTTACCGGCAGCATCCGCGCCTTCATGATGGCTTCCCTCAGTTGCGCCGCGGTATCGCCGATCAGCTGGCTCGACTCCGTGAATGCCTCCACCAGTGATTTGTCATTGATCTCCCTGATGCGAGACTCCAGGGCGAGAAGGCCGGTACGGCGGATTACCAGTTCGCCCACCAGGTTGAGCAGATCGTCCAGTTTCTCGAAATTTACCTTCAGGGTACTGCTTTTCTGGCTGATGTAGCTGCTATCCTCTTTCTTGTCCGCCGTGGCAATGAACCCTTCCTTCTCCACCGCTCCGCTGGAAACACATTCCACCAGCATGGTGATGTCACTGAAATCGGCCTGGTACGCAGGGTTCTCAACCAGTTTTGCCAGTGACTCCCGGATATTGTTGAGGGCCGCAAAGATAGCTTCGAAGAAGCCGTTGGTAAGGTGGATATTTCTCTCCAGAACCTGCTTGAAGGCCGCCTCAAGCTTGTGAACTAACTGCTGAATGCTGCCGAGTCCCATCATCCCAGAATTGCCCTTGATCGTATGCAGATTTCCCAGGATCTGGGTAACAAGCGCTTCATCGGTGACACCCCGGCCATATTGCTTCTCAAGCTCCAGCAGTGCATTTTCCACCGCATCCAGGTGTCCTGTTGTGTCCTCAACGAAATCGGCCAGCAATACCGACAAATCTACTGTATTGTTCACCATTCACTCCATGTTCATGAATTGCCAGACTGCGGCCGCTCGGGAATGATCTTGTCAATCAGTCCGTGGAGGTCCGACGGGTTGAAAGGTTTTCGCAGATAGGCCTTCGCCCCCATCTTCAGACAGCGAATGGTATCCTCTTCTTTCCCTTCCGTGCTGATGACGATGATGGGTATCCGGCTGGCGATCCCCAGAGCCGAGGCCTTTTCCAGGAATTGAACGCCGTTCATGACCGGCATGTTGATATCCAGGAGTATCAGCTGAATGTCCTTATCCTCGGCAAGCTTGTCCAGAGCTTCCTGACCGTTCATTGCATCCACGAGATCACAGTTGTAGCGAGATAATACCAGGCGGTACATCTGGTGAATCAAAGAGGAATCATCGACTAAAAGAATTTTGCTGAGCATGGGAACCTCTTGTCACTTTTGATTTTTAAATGCAGTAAAGCATTGATCAGCAAGTAAAGGTACTCTTGACCGGGATGCCGATTTCGGCCACCTTTTTCACCAGTTCGCCCAAGTCCACCGGTTTTCTGAAATAACACAGGGCTCCGCGCCTATAGGCCTCAGCCTCCATTTCCTCCGTACCGTAGCCGGTCATGATGATCACTTCCGAGTGGTAACGTTCCCGAACATAGGTCAGAAGCTCCAGCCCCTCGATGCCGTTGACACCCGACATGCGGATATCGGTTATCACCAGGTCGAAGCGGGTGCTTTCCAGAGCTTCTTCAGCCTGCTCGATTTCGCTGCAGGCCAAAACCTCCACACCATCCATCTTCAGGACATAGGAAAGGCTCTTCAGGATTGACTGCTCATCATCCACAATAAGAACTTTCTTCAATGACTTGCTGTTCATATAGCCTCCGCTTAAAAAAGTGCAAGAAGGCAGAGCACAGACCATGCCTCACAGGAGATTTAATCTATAAACCCTTAAGGATCGATTAGTTGAAATTCAAAAGGAAAAGCTGGGGCGGTAATGGACCAATGGGAGGTGTACAATTTCACTACAGCAGAAAGGATGGCAAAGAAGGGGCAAACGTGTGGTAACTAGTTTCCATCCGGAAACTCCGGATGAGAAACTAGTGGTTTCCGATTCGGAAAGAGGATGGTACGTGGCCTTGCTGTCTCAAAACAGGACACTGTACGATTTCGCTACACCTTCCTCTTCTTCAGCTTGGCCAGAAGTGTGGAGCGGCTGATACCCAAGGCTGCGGCAGTACGGGAATGATTATGCCCCGTGGCCTGGAGAACCCGGGAAATATATTCATCCTCCACCTGGCACAATGGCCGCAGCTGTTCAGCCCCTGCTACAGCCGCCGGAAAGGCCGGGCTCCTGCGCAGTTCGAAGGGCAGGCAATCGGGGGTGATTTCACTGCCTGTCGTCAGGATCAGCCCCCTTTCGATGACATTTTTCAGTTCCCGCACATTGCCCGGCCATTGATATTCAGCCAGGCACCTCATGGCCTCGATGGAGATGCCTGCTTTGCCCTTGCCCATCTTTTTGCCCATGGTGCGGACAAAATAATCGGCAAGGATGACCACGTCGGTGCCCCTTTCACGTAAAGGAGGCACGGTTATAGGCAGGACATTGATGCGGTAGAACAGATCTTCGCGAAAGGAGCCCTCTTTGACCAT
This region of Geotalea daltonii FRC-32 genomic DNA includes:
- a CDS encoding chemotaxis protein CheA; translated protein: MVNNTVDLSVLLADFVEDTTGHLDAVENALLELEKQYGRGVTDEALVTQILGNLHTIKGNSGMMGLGSIQQLVHKLEAAFKQVLERNIHLTNGFFEAIFAALNNIRESLAKLVENPAYQADFSDITMLVECVSSGAVEKEGFIATADKKEDSSYISQKSSTLKVNFEKLDDLLNLVGELVIRRTGLLALESRIREINDKSLVEAFTESSQLIGDTAAQLREAIMKARMLPVKVVFQRFNRLVRDLCQCHGKEVNLVFIGEDTELDKTVIDEIGEPLLHLIRNAVDHGLENPEVRRRSGKPAKGILTLRARHENNHMVISVEDDGSGISPERLRNAAVSKGLIDSRQARALSDHEALQLMFLPGFSTKEEVTETSGRGIGLDVVKNIVASFNGMIDIESAMGVGTTFTIKLPLTLAIITSLMVEVSGDTYAIPLSGVLESIKVDRGDIHEVADGEVIQLRDRLLPLVRVGSFFGLPQLKQEETEYVVVVGSGERRGGLVVDRLIGQQEIVIKAMDDYLGALPGIAGGTILGNGKIALIFDIASLIGKAKGGRIDAGK
- a CDS encoding CheR family methyltransferase; translation: MVNTAFIAIEKFIRDRSMLYFKGNKRQVLKARLEERVAFLGLPDLASYLDFLQNSGSEESALMDLVTTNETFFFRNGSQFDYLMKNIIPAMEIKRGMQIISSWGKAESPPSASIMKIRVLCAGCSTGEEPYSIAMALLESLRYPKAWDVEILAGDLSSACLKKAETGFYEGERLKGLPPAFREKYLECVDGGAMVREEVKKLIRFFPLNLLGVVNGESLPVENGFSGFDFIFCRNVMIYFSIDTQQRLVNSLYNLLLPGGFLFTGDAEALHIYDHGFQTVNDAECLIYTRVEKNGHGKAA
- a CDS encoding response regulator → MLSKILLVDDSSLIHQMYRLVLSRYNCDLVDAMNGQEALDKLAEDKDIQLILLDINMPVMNGVQFLEKASALGIASRIPIIVISTEGKEEDTIRCLKMGAKAYLRKPFNPSDLHGLIDKIIPERPQSGNS
- a CDS encoding methyl-accepting chemotaxis protein — encoded protein: MMLANMRIGVRLGLGFLLLLMLMIIVGGVGYWGVKTSTGATIRMLQTDSEIAENSARARADVLALRRFEKDLFLNVKDSAKVTEYKGKWKEMQEHLAARIADLEKVVSSNKDKDAVKSMKSDMAEYDKGMAGVMAMIAAGEVKTPEEGNKAISDFKEPIHKLEAVATELAQQGIERMQSMQKVMTELARQTVSIIVICIIVALCLSVLTGVLLTRSITGPLSIAVDTANRLAAGDLTATVLVKSRDEVGQFMSAMNTMTESLRSMIGKIMTSSDQVASAANQISAGSDQLTKAAHSQASAAEETSSTMVQMAASIQTVAGNADSLASNADEVASTVQELGATSEQLAKGAEVMSSSVAETSATIEQMTVSIDKVAQNAEELASSVAETSSTIEQMTVSIDQVAGNSQELQSVVTETAAIVEQMAVSVGQVAKNVEEADSVAKTAAKEGYAGKQAVEEALASMNRVAGVIEKTADSILNLDKRSEEIGSIVKVINEIADQTNLLALNAAIEAARAGDAGRGFAVVAEEVRKLAERSVNATKEIGLVIKQVQVDTSNSVKYGELASKEAKASMELSNVAGNALENIVSSVEQTSNLMTSISATANEQAKASTQVLQAVDRMSKSSALVANAAKEQALGGRQIRTAVERMNNLTQEVTGATKEQTQGSRQIRVAVENMNHVTGQVAIATKEQALSARQIADAITTMNSMTQSVANATAEQKKGGEMVVAAVENISDITRENLSSVEQLSKAAQNLSAQAVDLAGLVAEFKVN
- a CDS encoding response regulator — its product is MNSKSLKKVLIVDDEQSILKSLSYVLKMDGVEVLACSEIEQAEEALESTRFDLVITDIRMSGVNGIEGLELLTYVRERYHSEVIIMTGYGTEEMEAEAYRRGALCYFRKPVDLGELVKKVAEIGIPVKSTFTC
- a CDS encoding chemotaxis protein CheW; the encoded protein is MQENDTKTLPSSGLAEDILAQYMDKAQRSLDSDLVVAAAQQEDLLHHLVTFRLGREEYGVDISSVQEIIRAADITQVPGAPSHVRGVINLRGKIIPVVDLRTRFGMAEVEDSEEQRIIVIDIRNKRLGMLVDGVSQVLKLSASVIEEIPEEAISVDQNYIKGVGKLDGRLIIILDLNRSLFLTDGAAI